One genomic segment of Tripterygium wilfordii isolate XIE 37 chromosome 9, ASM1340144v1, whole genome shotgun sequence includes these proteins:
- the LOC120005215 gene encoding transmembrane protein 128-like isoform X1 — protein MSGGTPVGGGYMRQRHSQGYATSGDDLEDDACSRPQSFSPPSPPRARSWLEIVENVLWVASAVFIVYFGDRKSNFFYLLWHDDRIRSLCRMPLYFGMACVGVNVVIFFYTSMLSWSLRRFDEKWELLSTSALPFVTLLGLVSFCLLSFALWPIWSFLTLPLMFTLFMACMVIFPHFVMENFRSPSDSFRID, from the exons ATGTCTGGTGGGACACCGGTTGGAGGTGGATATATGAGGCAGAGACATAGCCAAGGCTATGCCACGAGTGGTGATGACCTCGAAGATGATGCTTGCTCTAGGCCACAGTCCTTTTCACCACCGAGTCCTCCGAGAGCTCGGTCTTGGCTTGAGATTGTTGAAAATGTGCTTTGGGTTGCCTCAGCAGTTTTTATTGTGTACTTTGGTGACAGGAAGTCcaatttcttttatcttttgtgGCATGATGACCGAATCAGAAG CTTATGCAGAATGCCTCTGTATTTTGGAATGGCTTGTGTTGGTGTGAACGTTGTCATCTTCTTTTATACGAGCATGTTGTCTTGGAGTTTGAGGAGGTTTGATGAGAAATGGGAATTGTTAAGCACATCTGCTTTGCCATTTGTTACCCTACTGGGGCTTGTTTCCTTCTGCTT GTTATCCTTTGCTTTGTGGCCTATCTGGAGTTTCTTGACCCTTCCTCTTATG TTCACGCTGTTTATGGCTTGCATGGTTATCTTCCCGCATTTTGTGATGGAGAATTTCAGGTCACCCAGTGACTCGTTCCGCATAGATTAA
- the LOC120005777 gene encoding mediator of RNA polymerase II transcription subunit 17 has translation MEENLLISLDKLPVKRLEAIEENGLERFPADVGYDEKRVSLIRRIDFAWAVEKESEEGEEKKKKKKQKKESASTPWPWQSMLENLQFAQQELSVIIDLINTVEANDAVTVASMTRPKPLPNEVLSDLAVSVATKLQCYRHLGKYFKQSAKALEQQVAREARFYGALIRLQQNWKVKRQRLAASVPSNEGFIFDLFDSSLYDSAAVLRPSNLSTIRVDHDPAGMLAINVPPNSCHRLHFGFLGIDLGSSLKESSKISWLHEKQLRETERESASEDECIKEAHSLLREAHQAIFYEQVFDMVNREAFNQSLGVNVTGIRENLLQLSIGTVASVFISLVPSRHGNQAVDSTHTQSLESGGLPVDSSDGVKSADAKHDTIIKKRGFPNRSSYEIYLQQIFHEHVLVRPREKPVSSGTRISSQLVKEASSLLGHFCMSLAHRIFSTKVLMELENVVLGIPYLHLVTHPTWHSRTSSWTICMKVPQSILHADSQHRITDPHSIKNAIKAEYHTKVIVSDDCISVKAEGAPNVVGLFKGSSENMCSTNKYDCDLADLPVIVLQQVASQVVLWLGEEALRVGIKANRDFLCLSFELEQGELLSLVAHVDPEDTQGCISWWLVMEDGFAEEQKLHMDTVDCQSEYRRFLGHLSLEVLHSTLIDLVSLCNGGTNCIGAGTSDISSRSI, from the exons ATGGAGGAAAATCTACTAATATCCCTTGACAAGCTTCCAGTTAAGCGCTTAGAAGCCATCGAGGAAAACGGCCTCGAACGCTTTCCTGC TGATGTAGGGTACGACGAGAAGCGAGTGTCGCTGATTCGGCGAATAGACTTTGCTTGGGCGGTGGAGAAAGAAAGCGAGGAGggggaggagaagaaaaaaaagaagaagcagaagaaagAGAGCGCGTCTACGCCATGGCCGTGGCAGAGCATGCTCGAGAATCTGCAGTTCGCTCAACAAGAGCTCTCTGTCATCATAGATCTCATAAACACT GTGGAAGCTAACGATGCTGTAACAGTGGCTAGTATGACTAGGCCAAAGCCTTTGCCTAACGAAGTTCTTTCTGACCTTGCTGTATCTGTAGCCACCAAGTTACAATGCTACCGG CATCTTGGTAAATACTTTAAGCAGTCTGCCAAAGCGTTGGAACAGCAGGTTGCTAGGGAAGCAAGATTTTATGGTGCTCTAATAAG GTTGCAGCAAAACTGGAAAGTCAAACGGCAACGATTGGCAGCTTCAGTTCCTAGCAACGAAGGATTTATCTTTGATCTCTTTGACAGTTCATTATATGATTCAGCAGCTGTACTTCGGCCTTCTAATCTATCTACTATTCGTGTTGACCATGACCCAGCCGGCATGTTGGCTATAAATGTACCCCCAAATTCATGTCACCGTCTTCATTTTGGTTTTCTTGGGATAGATTTGGGCAGTAGTCTGAAGGAATCCAGTAAGATTAGTTGGTTGCACGAGAAGCAACTTAGAGAAACTGAACGAGAATCTGCAAGTGAGGATGAATGTATCAAAGAAGCGCATTCACTCCTTCGAGAAGCTCATCAAGCAATTTTTTATGAGCAG GTATTTGACATGGTGAACCGTGAGGCATTTAATCAATCATTAGGAGTTAATGTTACTGGAATACGGGAAAATCTTTTGCAATTAAGCATAGGAACAGTGGCCTCTGTGTTCATTTCACTTGTGCCATCCCGTCATGGCAATCAAGCAGTTGATAGTACACATACTCAGAGTTTGGAGTCAGGAGGTTTACCTGTAGATTCATCTGATGGAGTGAAGTCGGCAGATGCAAAACATGACACTATTATAAAGAAGCGTGGTTTCCCTAATCGCAGTAGTTATGAAATTTATCTGCAACAGATTTTCCACGAGCATGTATTAGTAAGACCACGGGAGAAACCCGTGTCCAGTGGTACTCGAATATCTAGTCAACTTGTAAAAGAAGCTTCCAGTCTGCTTGGCCATTTCTGCATGTCTCTAGCTCATAGGATATTTTCAACCAAAGTACTTATGGAGCTGGAAAATGTG GTACTTGGAATCCCATATCTTCATTTGGTAACACATCCAACTTGGCATTCTCGGACATCTTCGTGGACTATCTGCATGAAGGTTCCTCAGTCCATTCTTCATGCAGACTCTCAACACCGAATCACAGATCCCCATAGCATCAAGAATGCCATTAAGGCAGAGTATCATACTAAGGTCATTGTCAGTGACGATTGCATCAGTGTCAAAGCAGAAGGAGCTCCCAATGTCGTTGGTCTGTTTAAGGGAAGTTCTGAAAACATGTGTTCTACAAACAAATATGATTGCGACTTGGCAGATCTTCCTGTGATAGTCCTACAGCAG GTTGCAAGCCAAGTTGTACTTTGGCTTGGCGAGGAAGCGCTTAGGGTGGGAATAAAAGCAAATCGTGACTTCTTGTGCTTGTCCTTTGAACTAGAGCAAGGTGAGCTCCTCAGTTTAGTGGCACATGTGGACCCAGAAGATACTCAAGGGTGTATCTCCTGGTGGTTGGTGATGGAGGATGGTTTTGCCGAGGAACAGAAACTTCACATGGACACTGTAGATTGTCAGTCTGAATATAGAAGGTTCTTAGGGCATCTATCTCTTGAAGTTCTACATTCAACACTTATTGACTTGGTTAGTTTGTGTAATGGAG GTACTAATTGTATAGGTGCAGGAACATCGGATATTAGTTCAAGAAGTATATGA
- the LOC120005213 gene encoding chaperone protein dnaJ 49-like: MEGNKDDALKCLKIGKEAIDSGDRARAVKFLNKARRLDPSLPIDDLLSKVENQSSDAESANSAGPKVDTSTKPSDQPSVRYRGTSNATSASSSSSSAVYTEEQIAIVRQIKKKKDYYEILGLERTCSVEDVRKAYRKLSLKVHPDKNQAPGSDEAFKLVSKAFQCLSNEENRRKYDVTGSEEPVFQRRTTRHAGQGYNGFYDTDFDADEIFRNFFGGMAPATAQFRTFNFGGGMGHRTGDQGSGGFNMRALIQLLPVILILLLNFLPSSEPIYSLSRVYPYEYKVTTERAVNFYVKSTKFEQDYPLGTAERAKLERRVERDYVSALAQNCRYEMQRQQWGFIKETPHCNMLQQFQSAGA; the protein is encoded by the coding sequence ATGGAGGGAAATAAAGATGACGCTCTCAAGTGCTTGAAGATCGGTAAGGAAGCCATCGATTCCGGTGATCGAGCTCGAGCGGTGAAGTTTCTCAACAAAGCTCGCCGGCTCGATCCCAGTCTCCCCATCGACGATCTTCTATCAAAGGTCGAGAATCAGTCGTCTGATGCCGAATCCGCAAATTCTGCTGGACCCAAAGTCGATACTTCGACCAAACCTTCCGATCAGCCATCTGTTCGATATCGTGGAACTTCGAATGCCACATCAGCTTCCTCTTCTTCGTCCTCGGCAGTGTACACTGAGGAGCAGATCGCAATTGTGAGGCAgattaagaaaaagaaggatTACTACGAGATCTTAGGGCTCGAGAGGACTTGCTCTGTTGAGGATGTTCGAAAAGCCTATAGGAAACTATCCCTCAAGGTTCATCCCGATAAAAATCAAGCTCCCGGATCCGATGAGGCATTTAAGTTGGTGTCAAAGGCGTTTCAATGCCTCAGCAATGAGGAAAACAGAAGGAAATACGATGTAACTGGATCTGAAGAGCCTGTTTTTCAGAGACGCACAACTAGGCACGCCGGGCAGGGTTACAACGGATTTTACGACACTGACTTTGATGCTGATGAGATATTTAGGAACTTCTTCGGTGGAATGGCTCCTGCAACAGCTCAGTTCAGGACCTTCAACTTCGGGGGAGGTATGGGGCATAGGACTGGCGATCAGGGATCCGGTGGTTTCAATATGCGCGCTCTTATTCAGTTGCTGCCGGTGATACTGATTTTGTTGCTGAACTTTTTGCCATCCTCGGAACCTATCTACTCTCTCTCAAGGGTGTATCCATACGAGTACAAGGTCACCACGGAGCGGGCAGTTAATTTCTATGTTAAGTCGACTAAGTTCGAGCAGGATTACCCTCTTGGGACTGCAGAACGTGCGAAACTTGAGAGAAGAGTGGAGAGGGATTATGTTTCTGCTTTGGCACAGAACTGTAGGTACGAGATGCAGAGGCAGCAGTGGGGATTCATAAAGGAGACTCCTCATTGTAACATGTTGCAGCAATTTCAGTCAGCTGGTGCTTGA
- the LOC120005215 gene encoding transmembrane protein 128-like isoform X2: MSGGTPVGGGYMRQRHSQGYATSGDDLEDDACSRPQSFSPPSPPRARSWLEIVENVLWVASAVFIVYFGDRKSNFFYLLWHDDRIRRMPLYFGMACVGVNVVIFFYTSMLSWSLRRFDEKWELLSTSALPFVTLLGLVSFCLLSFALWPIWSFLTLPLMFTLFMACMVIFPHFVMENFRSPSDSFRID; this comes from the exons ATGTCTGGTGGGACACCGGTTGGAGGTGGATATATGAGGCAGAGACATAGCCAAGGCTATGCCACGAGTGGTGATGACCTCGAAGATGATGCTTGCTCTAGGCCACAGTCCTTTTCACCACCGAGTCCTCCGAGAGCTCGGTCTTGGCTTGAGATTGTTGAAAATGTGCTTTGGGTTGCCTCAGCAGTTTTTATTGTGTACTTTGGTGACAGGAAGTCcaatttcttttatcttttgtgGCATGATGACCGAATCAGAAG AATGCCTCTGTATTTTGGAATGGCTTGTGTTGGTGTGAACGTTGTCATCTTCTTTTATACGAGCATGTTGTCTTGGAGTTTGAGGAGGTTTGATGAGAAATGGGAATTGTTAAGCACATCTGCTTTGCCATTTGTTACCCTACTGGGGCTTGTTTCCTTCTGCTT GTTATCCTTTGCTTTGTGGCCTATCTGGAGTTTCTTGACCCTTCCTCTTATG TTCACGCTGTTTATGGCTTGCATGGTTATCTTCCCGCATTTTGTGATGGAGAATTTCAGGTCACCCAGTGACTCGTTCCGCATAGATTAA
- the LOC120005217 gene encoding uncharacterized protein At2g34160-like yields the protein MEEITEGVNNINIGVEPYKKNRIQVSNTKKPLFFYVNLAKRYMQQYNEVELSALGMAIATVVTVAEILKNNGLAVEKKIMTSTVDIKDESRMRPVQKAKIEIVLGKTENFDDLMAAAAEEKEFGVAEE from the exons ATGGAAGAAATTACAGAGGGAGTGAACAACATCAACATAGGCGTAGAGCCTTACAAGAAGAACCGGATTCAGGTCTCCAACACCAAGAAGCCCTTGTTCTTCTATGTTAATCTCGCTAAG AGGTATATGCAGCAGTACAATGAGGTGGAGCTTTCTGCCCTCGGAATGG CTATTGCCACAGTTGTCACTGTTGCTGAAATTCTGAAAAACAACGGATTGGCTGTTGAAAAGA AGATCATGACCTCTACAGTTGATATAAAGGATGAATCAAGAATGCGGCCAGTTCAAAAAGCCAAG aTTGAGATAGTGTTGGGGAAGACTGAAAACTTCGATGACTTGATGGCTGCTGCTGCAGAGGAGAAGGAATTTGGTGTTGCTGAAGAGTAG